A genomic region of Zalophus californianus isolate mZalCal1 chromosome 1, mZalCal1.pri.v2, whole genome shotgun sequence contains the following coding sequences:
- the SS18L2 gene encoding SS18-like protein 2, translated as MSVAFVPDWLKGKAEVNQETIQRLLEENDQLIRCIVEYQNKGRANECVQYQHVLHRNLIYLATIADANPTSASKAME; from the exons ATGTCGGTGGCCTTCGTACCGGACTGGCTGAAAGGCAAGGCGGAAGTCAATCAGGAGACGATCCAGCGG CTCTTGGAGGAGAATGACCAGCTCATCCGCTGTATTGTGGAGTATCAGAACAAAGGCCGGGCGAATGAGTGCGTCCA ATACCAGCATGTGTTACACAGAAATCTCATTTATTTGGCTACCATCGCAGATGCCAACCCAACCAGTGCTTCAAAAGCAATGGAATAA